One Mytilus trossulus isolate FHL-02 chromosome 5, PNRI_Mtr1.1.1.hap1, whole genome shotgun sequence DNA segment encodes these proteins:
- the LOC134717563 gene encoding probable E3 ubiquitin-protein ligase MID2 — MAQAASKTCEICVSAPGSQYCLECEQYFCENCKTFHNRQKISKTHQFQSSTGSIPEGRSKCKDHNEDVSFVCNTCNTAVCSSCVTGSHKGHEFSKFIDSILQLKEKNKNNLRRKVNEETQNIKQIEEGIQAFDVNVEEEVKAITEEGSRIKAMVDKCISEMIASVKDQSRKERNKLTNVFADTKANLKTGSDLDKKTDELNKTRNDGKLLQSLQQLTDKIAKLTVKPIPEFPKIKYTAKSATDNDVKQLFGNYIIRKDKRADIRWGICGYRCSCGGLMGYVETS; from the coding sequence ATGGCACAGGCGGCCTCTAAAACTTGTGAGATTTGTGTAAGTGCTCCAGGATCACAATACTGTTTGGAGTGTGAACAGTacttttgtgaaaattgtaaaacgTTTCATAATAGACAGAAGATATCAAAAACTCACCAGTTCCAGTCTTCAACAGGCTCGATCCCGGAAGGTAGATCGAAATGTAAAGACCACAATGAAGACGTAAGCTTTgtatgtaatacatgtaatacagcAGTATGCAGCAGTTGTGTCACTGGAAGTCATAAAGGACATGAATTTTCAAAGTTTATCGACAGCATATTACAGCTGaaggagaaaaataaaaataacctaCGAAGAAAAGTTAATGAGGAAACCCAAAACATTAAACAGATAGAAGAAGGTATACAGGCATTTGATGTGAATGTTGAAGAAGAAGTCAAAGCTATTACAGAAGAAGGTTCAAGGATAAAAGCTATGGTTGATAAATGTATCTCAGAGATGATTGCATCGGTCAAGGATCAATCCAGGAAGGAAAggaacaaattaacaaatgtaTTTGCAGATACTAAAGCTAATTTGAAGACAGGAAGCGATTTAGACAAGAAAACAGATGAACTCAACAAGACCCGAAACGACGGAAAATTGTTACAGTCTTTACAGCAGCTTACAGACAAAATTGCAAAGCTGACGGTAAAGCCTATACCTGAATTTCCGAAAATAAAGTATACTGCTAAGTCCGCAACAGATAACGACGTTAAACAGCTGTTTGGTAACTACATAATCAG